A single Hypanus sabinus isolate sHypSab1 chromosome 24, sHypSab1.hap1, whole genome shotgun sequence DNA region contains:
- the LOC132380586 gene encoding C3a anaphylatoxin chemotactic receptor-like: MAWNYARISHDDQLTSKWTLIPYAITFLLGVPGNSAVIWVTGFKMERDVHTMCFLYLAVADLTYCLTLPFWMVNVALRGTWLRIDIPYILLLCSIVFNGKIEPYYGPMTWEMMRVSWSIFIFVDPVEIMTACCASIGWRLHRDKFNKSRKPFCIIMTVVAAFIASWLPLHSCSFAMLFFSYWVMDWNDIAVALACFNSALNPFLYAFCGRDFRRVFRRSLITSLRLAFHEEDPEMQNDTPNQTTSL, translated from the exons ATGGCTTGGAACTACGCAAGGATCAGTCACGATGACCAACTTACCTCGAAATGGACATTGATACCCTACGCCATCACCTTCCTGCTCGGCGTTCCTGGCAACAGCGCTGTCATTTGGGTGACGGGCTTTAAGATGGAAAGGGACGTCCACACAATGTGTTTCTTGTACCTGGCTGTGGCAGACCTAACCTACTGCCTCACCCTCCCCTTTTGGATGGTCAACGTCGCGCTACGAGGCACCTGGCTCAGAATTGACATTCCATACATTTTGCTGCTCTGCTCCATCGTCTTCAACGG CAAGATTGAACCATATTATGGGCCCATGACCTGGGAAATGATGAGAGTCTCTTGGTCGATCTTTATCTTCGTCGACCCCGTCGAGATCATGACGGCTTGCTGTGCGTCTATTGGCTGGAGGCTGCACCGGGACAAGTTCAACAAGTCCAGGAAGCCTTTCTGCATCATCATGACCGTGGTCGCCGCCTTTATCGCTTCCTGGCTCCCGCTTCACAGTTGCAGTTTCGCAATGTTGTTTTTCAGTTATTGGGTTATGGATTGGAATGACATAGCGGTCGCCTTGGCCTGCTTCAACAGCGCACTCAACCCCTTTCTCTACGCCTTCTGCGGCCGCGACTTCCGCCGGGTGTTCAGACGTTCTCTTATCACCTCGCTCCGTCTGGCCTTCCACGAGGAGGATCCTGAAATGCAGAACGACACTCCAAACCAAACAACTTCCCTGTGA